ACTCAAAGGGGTTGATCTTGATATTATAAAAGGAAAGACTACTGTCATTCTTGGGCTTTCTGGAAGTGGAAAATCGACTATTATCAAGCATATTGTACGACTACTCAAACCAGATAGTGGAGAGGTTTGGGTAGAGGGTGTTGATATGGCGAGGGCTGATGAAGATGAGGTGTATCGTATGCGTAAAAAAATAGGGTATCTTTTTCAAAGTGGTGCACTTTTTGATAGTATGAATGTGTATGAAAATGTAGCCTTTCCTCTGCATGAACATACAAATATGAGCGAGGAGCAAATTCAAAAGAAAGTACGAGAGCGTCTACGCACAGTTGGCCTCAACCCAGATGATGTTTTAGAACTCTATCCTGATGAGCTCAGTGGTGGGATGCGCAAAAGAGTTGGGCTAGCGCGATCTATTGTTTTAGATCCAGGGATTATATTATATGATGAGCCTACGAGCGGTCTGGACCCAATTACGAGTGATCTTATTACAAGACTCATTCGCAACACGCAGCAAGAACTGAATGTAACTTCTGTACTTATTAGTCATGATATCAAAGAGAGTTTTAAAGCAGGAGACTATTTTGCTTTTCTTTATGATGGAAAAATAATCGAGTATGGAGATAAAGAGCATTTCCAAAACTCTACTAACCCTTATGTAAGACAATTTTTAGATGGTAAGGCCGAAGGGCCTATCAAAATAGTGCGTTAAAAAGATTTTAATCCATCTGATTGCGTAAAAAGGTAGGAATATCGAGAATATCTTCATTCTCTTCGTATCCACCACTTACTTTTCTTTTGATTTGCATGGTATCTTGTAAAGGTCTAACAACTTTTACTGCTTCGTCCTCAGTAGCATTAGCCTCTTCAAATCCAGTAGCAATGAGAGTGATTTTTACTTGATCTGGGGCCATATTTTCATTCGTGGTAGTTCCAAAAATAACATGAGCATCTTCGTCAGCACTCTCATATACTACATCCATGGCTTCACCAATATCGACAAGAGGGTAATCTGGATGGATTGTAAAGTGTACAAGCACTCCCATGGCACCATTTATGGATACATTGTCAAGAAGAGGTGACTCTACAGCACTTTTTATAGCTTCATATGCAGAGTTTTCACCTTGTGCTTCACCAACACCCATAAGTGCTAAGCCTCTGTGACTCATAACAGTCTGTACATCAGCAAAATCAAGGTTTATATTATTTTCACCATAAGAGAGAATTACGCCGCTTATTCCACCTACAGCGCGGGATAAGACATCATCTACAATCTTGAAACTGTCTCTAATACCTAGCTTTTTATCAACAATAGAGAGAAGCTTCTCATTAGGTATAACAACTATGGAGTCACTCTCTTTTTTTAGTTCATGTATTCCCTCTTCAGCAAGTCTTGCTCTTCTTCTTCCTTCAAACTTGAATGGTTTTGTGACAACTGATATTGTGAGGGCGCCTATCTCTTGTGCTGCTTGTGCAATGACAGGAGCTGCTCCAGTCCCAGTACCGCCTCCCATTCCTGCAGATATGAAAACAATGTCAGCACCTTCCAATTTTTCTTTTATAAGGTCATAGCTTTCTAATGCCGCTTCTCGTCCAATTTCTGGTTTCATACCTGCGCCAAGTCCGCGGGTAGTCTTGTCTCCAAGTTGAATTTTAGTATGTGCTTTAGATGTACTGAGGGCTTGTGCGTCAGTATTGGCAACAATAAGTTCAATCCCATCGATACCTTCTTCTACCATATGTCCGATCATATTTCCGCCGCCGCCGCCAACGCCTACAGCTTTAATATTAGCTCCAGTTACTCTCTTTTTCTCTTCAATATTAAATGCGTCCATACCGCGTCCTTCCTCAAGCAATTCTTAAAATAGTTGCGTTAGCCATCTTGTGAACTTGGCCAAACTCTCTTTAATGGAGCTATTTTTCTCTTCAAAACTTTGCATGTTGGTAAGTTCATCGAGAATTTCGCTCTCTTCACCTTTTTGTAATGGCTCGATGCTCTTTTCAGTATCGGCAAAAAGTTGTTCGTTTTTATATCTAAGACGCTTATTTGAATCAATTTCATAGAGAGTATATTCTCCATTGCCATACAAAATGAGACCAATAAGCGTAGAGAAGCTAGGATTATCAAGACTTTCGTGAAGTGCAGGTAGTGTACGGGGTTTTGCAACACGTACAGGAAGGTGGTCAAAAATTGCAGAAGCAAGTTCACGAAGACCTTCGAGTTGAGTCATACCACCTGTAAGAACGACCCCAGCACCTAATTGCTCTTTGAGGCCACTCTTTTCAAGAGAGTTTGCAAGGATCATAAGTGTCTCTTCTACACGTGCATGGATAACATTGTAGACAATTTCGAGTGATACCTGATGCGTATTGTTTTCGTCTCCAATAACAGGAATCTCAATATAGTCATTTTTAGGCTCTTTGAGATTCCCATAATAGATCTTGATCTCTTCAGCTACTGATAAAGGGGTGTGCAGCGCCATTGAGAGGTCGTTTGTTATATGCATAGATCCAACAGCCAAAAAATCATTATATACAAGAGAGTTGCCACTATATATGACAAGATTGCACGTGCTTCCGCCAAGATCAATAACAGCTGCTCCGAGCTCTTTTTCGTCTTCATTGAGTACTGCTATTGCAGATGCATAACCACTTAGTACAATATTTTCTATATCGATGCCAGCTTGTTTTACAGCTTTTTTGAGATTGAAGATACTCGATTTAGGAGCAGTGATAATATGGGCATCTACTTCGAGTCTTGAAGCGTTCATACCTAATGGATCTTCTATAAAGTCTTGGTCATCCACGCGAAATCTATAGGGAAGCACATGTAAAACTTCATACTCATGAGGAATGTTTGCATTATAAAGAGCCGTTTGCATGACTCTATTAATTTCATCGAGTGATATCTCTTTGTTTGGAATATTAACGATTCCATTACTATTAGTGCTTTTTACGTAAGCACCTGAGAGTGCTACGATAGCTTTTGAGGGTGATGTACCAGCAATGCGATCTGCATCTTCATATGCTTTTTTAATGGACTTAGATGCGAGATCGATATTGGTAATAATTCCCTTTTTCAAACCCTGTGCAG
The Nitratiruptor tergarcus DSM 16512 genome window above contains:
- the ftsZ gene encoding cell division protein FtsZ, whose amino-acid sequence is MDAFNIEEKKRVTGANIKAVGVGGGGGNMIGHMVEEGIDGIELIVANTDAQALSTSKAHTKIQLGDKTTRGLGAGMKPEIGREAALESYDLIKEKLEGADIVFISAGMGGGTGTGAAPVIAQAAQEIGALTISVVTKPFKFEGRRRARLAEEGIHELKKESDSIVVIPNEKLLSIVDKKLGIRDSFKIVDDVLSRAVGGISGVILSYGENNINLDFADVQTVMSHRGLALMGVGEAQGENSAYEAIKSAVESPLLDNVSINGAMGVLVHFTIHPDYPLVDIGEAMDVVYESADEDAHVIFGTTTNENMAPDQVKITLIATGFEEANATEDEAVKVVRPLQDTMQIKRKVSGGYEENEDILDIPTFLRNQMD
- a CDS encoding ATP-binding cassette domain-containing protein, with the protein product MIRIRGLKKSFGTKEVLKGVDLDIIKGKTTVILGLSGSGKSTIIKHIVRLLKPDSGEVWVEGVDMARADEDEVYRMRKKIGYLFQSGALFDSMNVYENVAFPLHEHTNMSEEQIQKKVRERLRTVGLNPDDVLELYPDELSGGMRKRVGLARSIVLDPGIILYDEPTSGLDPITSDLITRLIRNTQQELNVTSVLISHDIKESFKAGDYFAFLYDGKIIEYGDKEHFQNSTNPYVRQFLDGKAEGPIKIVR
- the ftsA gene encoding cell division protein FtsA, giving the protein MSKTILALDIGSSKVCAAIAEQKDGELVITGSGIAPAQGLKKGIITNIDLASKSIKKAYEDADRIAGTSPSKAIVALSGAYVKSTNSNGIVNIPNKEISLDEINRVMQTALYNANIPHEYEVLHVLPYRFRVDDQDFIEDPLGMNASRLEVDAHIITAPKSSIFNLKKAVKQAGIDIENIVLSGYASAIAVLNEDEKELGAAVIDLGGSTCNLVIYSGNSLVYNDFLAVGSMHITNDLSMALHTPLSVAEEIKIYYGNLKEPKNDYIEIPVIGDENNTHQVSLEIVYNVIHARVEETLMILANSLEKSGLKEQLGAGVVLTGGMTQLEGLRELASAIFDHLPVRVAKPRTLPALHESLDNPSFSTLIGLILYGNGEYTLYEIDSNKRLRYKNEQLFADTEKSIEPLQKGEESEILDELTNMQSFEEKNSSIKESLAKFTRWLTQLF